In a single window of the Drosophila albomicans strain 15112-1751.03 chromosome 3, ASM965048v2, whole genome shotgun sequence genome:
- the LOC117569281 gene encoding PRADC1-like protein translates to MLIVLVVIATLSQCTATSTIHMPVTTQDIIAGDVFFEIVSPQDLEYTYRLRPAKDFGVSFSQKLENVPMVLADPPEACQKIRNVREMHGSVALMDRGQCSFLTKTLNAEAAGAIGAIITEYNSNSPEFEHYIEMIHDKTNRDAQIPAGFLLGKNGIIIRSTLLRMKRVHALINIPVNLTFTPPSKINHPPWLGW, encoded by the exons ATGTTAATTGTTTTGGTAGTTATTGCCACTCTGAGCCAATGCACAGCCACGTCAACGATACACATGCCAGTGACGACACAGGACATAATTGCAGGTGACGTGTTCTTTGAAATCGTTTCGCCGCAAGATCTTGAATACACCTATCGACTGCGGCCGGCCAAGGACTTTGGCGTGTCCTTCTCACAGAAGCTTGAAAACGTGCCTATGGTGTTGGCCGACCCACCAGAAGCTTGCCAAAAGATCCGCAATGTACGAGAGATGCACGGAAGCGTTGCGCTTATGGATAGGGG TCAATGCTCGTTTCTTACCAAGACACTTAATGCAGAGGCTGCTGGCGCAATTGGCGCTATCATCACCGAGTACAATTCGAATTCACCGGAATTTGAGCATTACATTGAGATGATACACGATAAAACCAATCGCGATGCACAAATTCCGGCCGGCTTTTTGCTGGGCAAGAATGGCATCATCATACGCAGCACTCTACTGCGGATGAAGCGTGTCCATGCGCTTATTAACATACCTGTGAACCTGACTTTTACCCCGCCATCGAAAATCAATCATCCACCTTGGCTGGGTTGGTAA
- the LOC117568264 gene encoding serine/threonine-protein kinase Genghis Khan has protein sequence MDYESSLPELGDLMALSCNERLELLESLLSEPDGDKKLNQSLNLEDNFKGHQFSMDALLDTFILLYDECSNSSLRREKSVSDFLKLAKPFVHIVRKLRLTREDFEILKIIGRGAFGEVCVVRMLSSENIFAMKILNKWEMLKRAETACFREERDVLVLGDRQWITNLHYAFQDNINLYLVMDYYCGGDLLTLLSKFEDKLPEDMAKFYITEMILAVNSIHQLKYVHRDIKPDNVLLDKRGHVRLADFGSCLRLDKDGTVQSNVAVGTPDYISPEILRAMEDGKGRYGTECDWWSLGVCMYEMLYGETPFYAESLVETYGKIMNHQNCFNLPPAESQQSKLSDASKDLLCKLICIPEQRLGQKGLHDFMTHPWFEGIDWKNIRNGLAPYIPEVSSPTDTSNFDVDDNDVRLTDTIPPSANPAFSGFHLPFIGFTFSQNGYSTDSRKFDQSKTSGFGDTLESSMLCSELSKDSDSSNELLNKQLKALNEQLLQSKHDKSDLTAKYNEVLERLKTQDAELKEAISQRNGAMMEYSEVTEKLTELRNQKQKLSRQVRDKEEELDAAIQKNDSLRNELRKSDKTRRELELHIEDAVNEASKEKKIREHAEECCRKLQSDFRKSVPNVDTTAPMGSGIAGYEIERIELQYAEKLNHQQARHNMELEALRDQLHEMETANAMLSKELQQTHEKLKTTSIDSMAESAETILEFQKRYDLEKSTWVEENQRLSAEVNLKSKNLRDLQTEEVEILKELQVKREAINHWELQMAEIIQWVSDERDARSYLQALATKMTEEIEYLKHVGTFNNNAVDHKNWRNRRSQKLDKMELLNLQSALQREIQAKAFIAEELSQTRAELISTQKEACDYKKRCESVVYDLKKKENELRDLQKADLDYSESFLHKSSHHNNAFFKDISINTDAIDATESYVNDGRDNISTSSNLFQSSNAGMLFNYESKYALKATKDNLSSKASTNNDDIRSESSLNYEDTKKKPSGNTSIHQFLVRTFSSPTKCNHCTSLMVGLTRQGVVCEICGFACHTVCCQRVPTMCPVPMDQTKRPLGIDPTRGIGTAYEGYVKVPKSGVIKRGWIRQFVVVCDFKLFLYDISTDRCALPSVSVSQVLDMRDPEFSVGSVRESDVIHAAKKDVPCIFKIKTALIESGISLNTLMLADNESEKSKWVIALGELHRILKRNNLPNTAIYKVNEILDNTLSIIRNALCSVITYPNQILLGTEDGLFYLNLDQYEIARIGETKKILQLWYIEEEQIIVILCGKQRHLRLLPIRALEASDVEWIKVVESKNCISACTGIIRRYPSIVYSFIIALKRPNNHTQIIVYEINRTRTRHQKTCEFTIGYLAQHVQILSDMRLVVAHQSGFTAYFLRGEATAMSLVHPENQLCAFLNYSGVDAVRVIEILSPTGGTFGEYLLVFQTLAIYVDLQGRKSRDREIMYPAFPTYITYSDGHLLVFSETHLDIFNTQTSEWVQSIGIKQSLPLNNVGNVVLTSINDTPLIVYLANIHTKGLLQHRDSDRKGVSNIKRRFSIREINKTVKSDRRSKMISAPSNFNHISHMGPGDGIQNQRLLDLPTTLETAEHTNKQLISSLNSVNQLRKSNFLDQTDGNSEDFGNDNIPSRTPSPMGALLFDDLNNID, from the exons atggaTTATGAAAGCTCATTGCCTGAGCTCGGTG ACCTAATGGCGCTGAGCTGTAATGAGAGGCTTGAGCTGCTGGAGTCACTTTTAAGTGAGCCAGACGGCGACAAGAAATTGAATCAAAGCCTCAATTTGGAAGACAATTTCAAGGGTCATCAGTTTTCCATGGATGCATTATTGGATACATTTATCTTGCTCTACGATGAGTGCAGTAATTCATCCTTGCGTCGCGAGAAAAGTGTATCCGACTTTCTTAAGCTTG CAAAGCCTTTCGTGCACATTGTAAGGAAGCTGCGGCTAACGCGTGAGGATTtcgaaatattgaaaataattggtCGTGGCGCCTTTGGTGAAGTTTGCGTGGTACGCATGCTTTCATCCGAGAATATTTTCGCCatgaaaatattgaacaaGTGGGAAATGCTGAAGCGTGCAGAGACGGCTTGTTTTCGTGAAGAAAGAGATGTGTTAGTGCTTGGCGATCGCCAGTGGattacaaatttgcattatgcGTTTCAGGataatatcaatttg TACCTGGTTATGGACTATTACTGCGGCGGCGACTTGCTGACACTCTTGAGCAAATTCGAAGATAAACTGCCCGAAGACATGGCCAAGTTTTACATCACCGAAATGATATTGGCCGTGAATAGCATTCATCAACTGAAGTATGTGCATCGAGACATCAAGCCAGACAATGTGCTCTTGGATAAAAGAGGACATGTGCGTTTGGCTGACTTTGGTTCGTGCTTACGACTGGACAAAGACGGCACAGTCCAATCGAATGTCGCCGTGGGCACACCCGATTACATATCCCCCGAAATACTGCGTGCCATGGAGGATGGCAAGGGGCGTTATGGCACCGAATGCGATTGGTGGTCACTTGGCGTGTGCATGTATGAAATGCTGTATGGCGAAACGCCATTCTACGCGGAGAGCCTGGTTGAAACCTATGGCAAGATTATGAATCATCAGAATTGCTTTAATCTGCCACCAGCTGAAAGTCAACAAAGCAAATTATCCGATGCCTCGAAAGATTTACTGTGTAAACTTATATGCATACCAGAGCAACGACTGGGTCAGAAGGGTTTGCATGACTTTATGACGCATCCGTGGTTTGAAGGCATCGATTGGAAGAATATACGTAATGGCCTTGCACCTTATATCCCCGAAGTGTCCAGTCCAACGGACACATCGAATTTTGATGTGGATGACAATGATGTCAGGTTAACCGACACCATCCCACCATCGGCGAATCCAGCATTTTCCGGATTTCATTTGCCTTTTATTGGCTTTACATTCTCACAAAATGGCTACTCGACAGACTCGCGGAAATTTGATCAATCCAAAACATCGGGTTTTGGCGATACCCTTGAAAGTTCTATGCTGTGCAGTGAACTATCCAAAGATTCCGATAGCTCGAATGAATTGCTGAACAAACAATTGAAAGCATTAAACGAACAACTGTTGCAATCGAAGCACGACAAAAGCGATCTAACTGCGAAATACAATGAGGTTTTGGAACGTCTAAAAACACAAGATGCTGAACTCAAAGAAGCAATCTCACAGCGCAATGGTGCAATGATGGAGTACTCGGAGGTGACCGAAAAATTGACCGAGCTGCGCAACCAAAAACAGAAATTGTCGCGACAAGTGCGCGATAAAGAGGAGGAGCTCGATGCGGCAATACAGAAGAATGATAGCTTACGAAACGAATTGCGCAAGTCGGATAAAACACGTCGAGAGCTTGAATTACATATTGAAGATGCCGTCAACGAAGCATCAAAGGAGAAGAAAATTCGGGAGCATGCCGAAGAATGTTGCCGCAAGTTGCAGAGCGACTTTCGCAAGTCGGTGCCAAATGTGGACACAACGGCACCAATGGGTTCGGGCATTGCAGGCTATGAAATCGAAAGAATTGAATTGCAATATGCTGAGAAATTGAATCATCAACAGGCACGTCACAATATGGAACTGGAAGCGCTGCGAGATCAGCTCCATGAGATGGAAACAGCGAACGCTATGCTGTCGAAGGAGTTGCAGCAAACGCATGAGAAATTAAAGACTACGTCCATTGATTCAATGGCGGAATCAGCTGAAACGATTTTGGAATTCCAAAAGCGTTACGATTTGGAAAAATCAACATGGGTTGAGGAGAATCAACGATTAAGTGCAGAGgttaatttgaaatcaaagaaTCTGCGTGACTTGCAAACGGAGGAAGTGGAAATACTGAAAGAGTTGCAAGTGAAACGCGAAGCCATAAATCATTGGGAGCTGCAAATGGCCGAGATTATTCAATGGGTATCCGACGAACGAGATGCTCGCAGTTATCTACAAGCGCTGGCCACCAAGATGACAGAAGAAATCGAATACCTCAAACACGTCGgcacatttaataataacgcGGTTGATCACAAGAATTGGCGCAATCGTCGATCGCAAAAGCTTGATAAAATGGAACTGCTTAATCTGCAAAGTGCGCTGCAACGCGAAATCCAAGCTAAGGCATTTATAGCTGAAGAATTAAGTCAAACGAGAGCTGAACTGATTTCCACGCAAAAGGAAGCTTGTGATTATAAGAAGCGTTGTGAATCGGTTGTATACGATTtgaagaaaaaggaaaatgagCTAAGGGATTTGCAGAAGGCCGATCTCGATTATTCGGAatcatttttgcataaatctTCGCATCACAATAACGCCTTCTTTAAGGATATCTCCATTAACACAGATGCCATCGATGCGACTGAATCTTATGTGAATGATGGCAGGGACAATATTTCGACGTCATCGAACCTGTTTCAATCATCTAACGCGGGCATGCTTTTCAATTACGAATCCAAATACGCACTTAAGGCTACCAAGGATAATTTAAGTAGTAAGGCATCTACAAATAATGACGACATCCGATCGGAAAGTAGCTTAAATTACGAGGACACGAAGAAGAAACCTTCAGGCAATACTTCCATACATCAATTTTTGGTACGTACTTTCAGCAGTCCAACCAAGTGCAATCACTGCACTTCGTTGATGGTTGGCCTGACCAGACAGGGCGTCGTTTGTGAAATTTGTGGCTTCGCCTGTCACACTGTCTGCTGCCAAAGAGTGCCGACCATGTGCCCAGTTCCTATGGATCAAACAAAGCGACCGTTGGGCATTGATCCTACGCGAGGAATTGGCACTGCATACGAAGGCTACGTGAAGGTGCCCAAGTCGGGTGTTATCAAACGAGGATGGATTCGTCAATTTGTTGTCGTCTGCGACTTTAAACTATTTCTGTATGACATCTCAACGGATCGTTGCGCGTTACCAAGCGTCAGTGTCTCACAGGTCTTGGATATGCGAGATCCCGAATTCTCTGTTGGCAGCGTCCGCGAAAGTGATGTAATACATGCAGCCAAAAAAGATGTTCCATGCATTTTTAAG atCAAAACAGCGCTCATTGAAAGTGGAATCTCATTAAATACGCTGATGTTGGCGGATAACGAATCTGAAAAATCCAAATGGGTTATTGCCTTGGGCGAACTACATCGAATATTGAAACGAAATAATTTACCAAATACGGCCATTTATAAAGTCAATGAGATCTTGGATAACACATTATCCATAATACGTAACGCTCTATGCTCGGTCATCACATATCCCAATCAAATTCTGTTGGGAACAGAAGAtggattattttatttgaatctGGATCAGTATG AAATTGCTCGAATTGGTGAAACGAAGAAAATCCTTcaattgtggtatattgaagAGGAGCAGATAATTGTCATTTTGTGTGGTAAACAACGTCATTTGAGACTGCTTCCCATAAGAGCATTGGAGGCCAGTGATGTTGAATGGATTAAAGTCGTAGAGtctaaaaattgcatttccgCGTGTACCGGCATCATTCGCCGTTACCCCAGCattgtttattcatttatcATTGCTTTGAAGCGCCCCAATAATCATACACAAATTATTGTTTACGAAATTAATCGAACACGTACAAGGCACCAGAAGACATGCGAGTTCACAATTGGTTATTTAGCTCAACACGTTCAAATACTATCCGATATGCGCCTTGTGGTCGCTCACCAAAGCGGGTTTACAGCTTACTTCCTGCGGGGAGAAGCAACTGCAATGT CTTTGGTTCACCCGGAGAATCAGTTGTGCGCGTTTCTTAATTATTCTGGCGTTGATGCAGTCAGagtaattgaaatattaagtCCAACTGGTGGCACTTTTGGCGAATACCTCTTAGTATTTCAAACCCTCGCTATATATGTGGATCTACAAGGACGCAAATCGCGTGACAGGGAAATCATGTATCCAGCTTTCCCTACATATATAA CTTATTCTGATGGCCATTTATTGGTTTTCTCGGAGACTCATTTGGATATCTTTAACACACAAACATCTGAATGGGTGCAATCAATTGGTATCAAGCAGTCACTTCCACTGAACAACGTTGGCAACGTTGTCTTGACATCTATTAACGACACACCTTTGATCGTTTACTTGGCTAATATTCATACAA AGGGTCTTCTACAACATCGCGATAGTGACCGCAAGGGAGTCAGCAATATCAAACGTAGATTCTCTATcagagaaataaataaaacagtaAAAAG TGATCGGAGATCAAAGATGATATCAGCACCATCAAACTTTAACCATATTTCGCATATGGGTCCTGGAGACGGTATTCAAAATCAACGTTTACTGGATTTGCCAACAACTTTGGAGACAGCGGAGCACACTAATAAGCAACTCATATCTTCATTAAATTCCGTTAACCAATTGAGAAAATCGAATTTTCTGGATCAAA CTGATGGTAACTCTGAGGATTTTGGCAATGACAATATACCCTCCAGGACTCCCAGCCCAATGGGGGCGTTACTTTTTGACGATCTTAACAATATAGATTAA
- the LOC117569913 gene encoding cofilin/actin-depolymerizing factor homolog translates to MASGVTVSDVCKTTYEEIKKDKKHRYVIFYIRDEKQIDVETVGDRNSEYDQFLDDIQKCGPGECRYGLFDFEYMHQCQGTSESSKKQKLFLMSWCPDTAKVKKKMLYSSSFDALKKSLVGVQKYIQATDLSEASREAVEEKLRATDRQ, encoded by the exons ATG GCTTCTGGAGTAACTGTCTCGGATGTATGCAAAACCACATACGAAGAAATCAAAAAGGATAAGAAACACCGCTATGTCATCTTTTACATTCGCGATGAAAAGCAAATTGATGTAGAAACTGTTGGAGATCGCAACAGTGAATACGACCAGTTTCTAGATGATATCCAGAAGTGCGGTCCCGGCGAATGCCG ATATGGTCTCTTCGATTTTGAATACATGCACCAATGCCAAGGAACGTCAGAGAGCTCAAAGAAGCAAAAGTTGTTCCTCATGTCATGGTGTCCCGATACTGCTAAG GTTAAGAAGAAGATGTTGTATTCCAGTTCTTTCGATGCTCTGAAGAAATCCTTGGTCGGCGTCCAGAAGTATATTCAAGCCACTGATTTGTCGGAAGCATCTCGTGAAGCCGTCGAGGAAAAGCTTCGAGCTACTGATCGTCAATAG
- the LOC117569183 gene encoding catenin delta-2: MNPQQNLNIEPSMVSEAGHIQTQYTAFQNFEQYTAAGYSNAPLYISKPTGMGTLTRMGPHCSTIGSQNKVETAPQEVSIPGMEGHALVPTVRYIQAPQFDEGADFGLSGLPPCGLEPHYTDEPVVPYGYTADATYGLPGVSANMKPFASRPFDNNLNGSEQAIDAQCRPFEGQGDFKLAPFPTSSLNSVPPRIGEKEDFIGGSDSDLCSTMRWRDPNLSEVISFLSNPNNAIKANAAAYLQHLCYMDDPNKQRTRTLGGIPPLIRLLSYDAPEIHKNACGALRNLSYGRQNDENKRGIKNAGGIEALVHLLCRSQETEVKELVTGVLWNMSSCEDIKRSIIDEALAAIVCNIIKPHSGWDPICSGETCFSTVFRNASGVLRNVSSAGEHARECLRNCENLVESLFYVVRSSIEKNNIGNKTVENCVCILRNLSYRCQEVEDPNYDKHPFIIQERAIPSSSKGENLGCFGTSKKKKDAAANESQQDYIFSTEYSKSTGTNNPTGKGYEQLWQPEVVQYYLSLLQSCSNPETLEAAAGAIQNLSACYWQPSIDIRATVRKEKGLPILVELLRMEVDRVVCAVATALRNLAIDQRNKELIGKYAMRDLVQKLPSGNAQHDQNTSDDTITAVLATINEVIKKNPEFARSLLDAGGVDRLMNITRRKEQYTSCVIKFASQVLYTMWQHHELREVYKKNGWKEQDFVNKHFAAHSSSTPPSSPNNANNTLNRPMASQGRTRYEDRTIQRVPNASYRNKEAAGGGGAAGGAAVMSNNDTALLSEMVRKQL, translated from the exons ATGAATCCCCAGCAAAATTTGAACATAGAGCCGTCGATGGTGTCGGAGGCGGGGCACATTCAAACTCAGTACACGGCATTCCAAAACTTTGAGCAATACACGGCGGCAGGATACTCAAATGCACCGCTCTATATCTCAAAGCCCACGGGCATGGGGACCCTGACACGCATGGGGCCACATTGCTCGACAATTGGGTCGCAGAACAAAGTGGAAACAGCTCCACAAGAAGTATCCATTCCCGGCATGGAGGGACATGCCTTGGTGCCGACCGTACGATACATACAGGCTCCGCAATTCGATGAAGGTGCCGACTTCGGTCTATCGGGCTTACCACCCTGTGGCCTAGAACCGCATTACACAGATGAACCGGTTGTTCCATATGGCTATACTGCCGATGCTACTTATGGCTTGCCGGGCGTTAGCGCGAATATGAAACCGTTTGCGTCGCGGCCGTTTGACAATAATCTCAATGGATCAGAGCAGGCAATCGATGCTCAATGTCGACCATTTGAGGGTCAAGGTGATTTTAAATTAGCTCCATTCCCCACAAGTTCATTGAACTCAGTACCACCGAGAATTGGTGAAAAAGAAGATTTCATTGGTGGTTCCGATAGTGATCTTTGTTCAACAATGAGATGGCGGGATCCGAATCTATCGGAGGTCATTAGCTTTCTTAGCAATCCAAATAATGCTATAAAGGCAAATGCGGCTGCATATTTGCAGCATCTATGCTATATGGATGATCCAAATAAGCAGCGCACAAGGACTTTGGGCGGCATTCCTCCTTTAATTCGATTATTATCATACGATGCACCCGAAATTCACAA GAATGCTTGCGGTGCCTTGCGTAATTTATCTTATGGTAGACAAAATGACGAGAATAAGCGTGGAATTAAAAATGCTGGCGGGATTGAGGCATTGGTGCATCTCTTGTGTCGGTCTCAAGAAACTGAGGTTAAAGAGTTGGTAACTGGAGTATTATGGAATATGTCGTCATGCGAGGACATTAAACGGTCAATTATTGATGAAGCGCTGGCTGCTATAGTTTGTAACATTATCAAGCCTCACTCGGGATGGGATCCCATCTGTTCGGGTGAGACTTGCTTTTCCACAGTATTTCGCAATGCTTCTGGAGTCTTGAGAAATGTGAGTTCAGCCGGAGAACATGCCCGAGAATGCCTTCGAAATTGCGAAAACTTGGTGGAATCGCTCTTTTACGTCGTGCGATCGTCTATTGAGAAAAATAACATTGGAAATAAAACGGTAGAGAATTGTGTTTGTATACTGCGCAATCTCTCGTACAGATGCCAAGAAGTTGAGGATCCCAATTATGATAAGCATCCATTTATTATACAAGAACGAGCCATTCCATCGTCTTCAAAAG GCGAAAATTTGGGATGCTTTGGCACAagtaaaaagaagaaagacgCTGCTGCGAATGAGTCACAACAGGACTACATATTTTCCACGGAATATTCCAAGAGTACTGGCACAAACAATCCAACTGGCAAAGGCTACGAACAGTTGTGGCAACCAGAAGTGGTTCAATATTATCTCTCTTTGCTGCAGAGCTGTTCAAATCCTGAAACTCTTGAGGCAGCAGCTGGTGCAATTCAAAATCTTTCTGCCTGCTATTGGCAGCCTAGTATCGACATTCGCGCTACGGTGCGTAAGGAGAAGGGTCTTCCGATACTCGTCGAGTTGCTGCGAATGGAAGTCGATCGTGTGGTTTGCGCTGTCGCCACCGCGCTACGCAATCTGGCAATCGATCAGCGCAACAAGGAGTTGATTGGCAAATATGCAATGCGTGATTTGGTGCAAAAACTGCCATCTGGCAATGCTCAGCACGATCAAAATACGTCGGACGACACAATCACAGCAGTATTGGCAACGATTAATGAAGTCATCAAAAAGAATCCCGAATTTGCACGCTCCTTGTTGGATGCAGGCGGCGTGGACAGATTGATGAATATCACAAGACGCAAAGAACAATATACGTCGTGTGTTATAAAGTTTGCTAGTCAAGTTTTGTACACAATGTGGCAGCACCATGAGCTGCGTGAGGTCTACAAAAAGAATGGCTGGAAGGAGCAAGATTTTGTGAATAAACATTTTGCCGCACACAGTAGTAGTACCCCGCCAAGTTCACCAAATAATGCCAACAATACTCTGAACAGACCAATGGCATCTCAGGGACGAACGCGTTATGAGGATCGAACAATCCAGCGAGTCCCAAATGCTTCTTATCGCAACAAAGAAGCAGCCGGcggaggaggagcagcaggAGGAGCTGCTGTCATGTCCAACAACGATACGGCATTGTTGTCGGAAATGGTTCGAAAACAATTATAA
- the LOC117569914 gene encoding 60S ribosomal protein L38 has protein sequence MPREIKEVKDFLNKARRSDARAVKIKKNPSNTKFKIRCSRFLYTLVVQDKEKADKIKQSLPPGLQVKEVK, from the coding sequence ATGCCACGTGAAATCAAAGAAGTAAAAGACTTCCTGAACAAGGCCCGTCGCTCCGATGCGCGTGCTgtgaaaataaagaagaacCCATCGAACACCAAGTTCAAGATTCGTTGCTCCCGCTTCCTTTACACGCTCGTGGTGCAAGATAAGGAGAAGGCCGACAAAATTAAGCAGTCCCTGCCACCAGGTCTGCAAGTGAAGGAAGTCAAGTAA